In the genome of Enterococcus sp. DIV2402, the window AAAATATGGCTAAACCCGCAGTTCCTTTTGGAGGAAGATATCGTATTATCGATTTTACTTTAAGTAATTGTGCAAATTCAGGAATTAATAATGTAGGTGTAGTCACACAGTATCAACCTTTGGCGTTAAATCATCATATTGGAAATGGTGCAAGTTGGGGCTTAGACGGAATTAATGCAGGTGCAACTATTTTACAACCTTACTCAAGTTCTGAAGGTAGTAAATGGTTTGAAGGAACAGCGCATGCGATTTATCAAAATATTTCTTATTTAGATCAATTAGATCCACAATATGTTTTAATCCTATCTGGAGACCATATTTACAAGATGGATTATGAAGAAATGCTTGAAAATCATAAACGTAACAATGCTTCTTTATCAGTTGCTGTTATTGAAGTACCAATGAAAGAGGCGTCTCGTTTCGGTATTATGAATACAGATGATAATGATCGTATTATTGAATTTGAAGAAAAACCAGACGAACCAAAGAGTAACCTTGCATCAATGGGGATCTACATTTTCAACTGGGGTCGTTTAAGAAATATTTTAACGACAAGTTATGCAAAAGATAGTTCAATGAATGACTTTGGTAAACACGTTATTCCTGCTTACCTAGATAGCGGTGAAACAGTGGTTGCTTATCGTTTTGATGGATATTGGAAAGACGTGGGTACAATTGATTCTCTATGGGAAGCAAATATGGAATTTTTACGTCCTGACATGGAATTAAATATTCGTGATAAAGCATGGCGTATTTATTCTAAAAACCCAATTTCACCACCACATTTCGTTACGGAAACTGGCTCAGCGAAAAACTCCTTGATTTCTGATGGTTGCTATATTGCAGGGGATGTTAATCACAGTGTCTTATCAGATGATGTACAAGTAAAAGAAGGTGCAAAAATTACAGACAGTATCGTGATGTCTGGTGCAACAATTGGTAAAAATGTATCAATCCACAAAGCAATTATTGGGGAAGATGCGATTATTGGCGATAATGCTGTAATCGATGGAACAGAAGAAATTGCTGTGGTTGGCTATTCTGAAGTGATTGGAGTGACTGTTGATGAGGACTAATAAAATGTGTGCGCTTGTTGGAAATTTGCATCGTTATGATGATTTATTACCATTAACTGCAAATCGTCCACTATCTACTTTACCGTTTGATGGTAAGTATCGTTTACTTGATTTCAATTTATCTAGTATTGCAAATGCAAATATTAAATCATTGTTTATGGTGTTTAATGAAGGTGAAACACAATCCGTATTTGACCATATTGGTGGCGGAAAAGAATGGAGTTTAGATGGTATTCAAAACCGCTTCTTCATTCATATTTATCAAGATTTTATCCGTCGTGCTGACAACAATAGTAGTTATTATGATTTAGTTATTGATTATTTGAAAAAATCAAAATCTGAATATGCGGTATATATGGGTAGTAAAATCTTAGTGAATATTGATTTACGAGCTTTATTACACATTCATCAAGCACATGGCAATGACATGACGG includes:
- a CDS encoding glucose-1-phosphate adenylyltransferase: MKTEMVAMILAGGQGTRLGKLTKNMAKPAVPFGGRYRIIDFTLSNCANSGINNVGVVTQYQPLALNHHIGNGASWGLDGINAGATILQPYSSSEGSKWFEGTAHAIYQNISYLDQLDPQYVLILSGDHIYKMDYEEMLENHKRNNASLSVAVIEVPMKEASRFGIMNTDDNDRIIEFEEKPDEPKSNLASMGIYIFNWGRLRNILTTSYAKDSSMNDFGKHVIPAYLDSGETVVAYRFDGYWKDVGTIDSLWEANMEFLRPDMELNIRDKAWRIYSKNPISPPHFVTETGSAKNSLISDGCYIAGDVNHSVLSDDVQVKEGAKITDSIVMSGATIGKNVSIHKAIIGEDAIIGDNAVIDGTEEIAVVGYSEVIGVTVDED